One region of uncultured Sulfurimonas sp. genomic DNA includes:
- a CDS encoding flagellar basal body P-ring protein FlgI translates to MKKIILLLLTFTSIYAAKINDVANIVGVRENQIIGYSLVVGLKKTGDGTTSKFTLQSISNMLKAMNIDMNPSDIKSKNVAAVVVTANLKPFARQGDKFDITVSSIGDAKSLEGGTLLMTPLKGVDGKIYALAQGHISIGGKNTRGAGSESHPTVGIVFDGGFVEREINIDLYNQDYATLSLKESNFKNSVAIQKAVNDFYNTQVAVAMDPRTIKLQRPQNKSMIEFLAEIQEIDMEYKPKNKIIINERTGTIIAGVDIEVKPIVLTHGDITIKIMEQDDVSQPEGSMPVDNNLVIGLNQNELYTKKGTTTVANIVRSLQKLGASSKDIIAILEAMKSSGSISAELKVI, encoded by the coding sequence ATGAAAAAAATTATTTTACTCTTACTAACTTTTACTTCTATATATGCCGCAAAAATCAATGATGTTGCAAATATTGTTGGAGTTCGTGAGAATCAGATTATTGGTTATTCTTTAGTTGTTGGTCTTAAAAAAACTGGTGATGGAACTACTTCAAAATTTACACTTCAATCAATCTCAAATATGTTAAAAGCCATGAACATAGATATGAATCCAAGCGATATAAAATCAAAAAACGTTGCAGCTGTTGTTGTAACTGCAAATCTTAAACCATTTGCTCGTCAAGGTGATAAGTTTGATATTACGGTTTCATCTATTGGAGATGCCAAATCGCTTGAGGGTGGAACACTTCTAATGACTCCATTAAAAGGGGTTGATGGTAAGATATATGCACTTGCTCAAGGACATATTAGTATTGGTGGTAAAAATACTAGAGGTGCAGGAAGTGAGTCGCATCCAACTGTTGGTATTGTGTTTGATGGTGGGTTTGTAGAGCGTGAAATAAATATCGATCTCTACAATCAAGATTACGCAACTCTTTCACTAAAAGAATCAAACTTTAAAAATAGCGTGGCTATTCAAAAAGCTGTAAATGATTTTTATAACACTCAAGTAGCTGTTGCGATGGATCCAAGAACCATAAAACTACAACGTCCACAAAATAAAAGTATGATAGAGTTTTTAGCAGAAATCCAAGAGATAGATATGGAATATAAACCTAAAAATAAAATCATCATAAATGAGAGAACAGGAACTATAATTGCTGGAGTAGATATAGAAGTTAAACCGATAGTTTTAACTCATGGTGATATCACTATAAAGATAATGGAACAAGATGATGTGTCTCAACCTGAGGGTTCTATGCCTGTAGATAATAACTTAGTAATAGGCTTAAATCAAAATGAGCTTTATACTAAAAAAGGTACTACAACAGTGGCAAATATAGTTCGTTCTTTGCAAAAACTTGGAGCATCTTCAAAAGATATAATAGCTATACTTGAAGCTATGAAAAGTTCTGGAAGTATCTCGGCTGAACTAAAAGTAATCTAA